A region of Simkaniaceae bacterium DNA encodes the following proteins:
- a CDS encoding helix-turn-helix domain-containing protein: MVCYNDNMKIVNRSYRYRFYPTDEQKIQLSHAFGCSRFVYNHFLKERTDAYYEKKEKI; encoded by the coding sequence ATGGTGTGTTACAACGATAATATGAAAATTGTAAATAGATCATATCGATACAGATTCTATCCTACCGACGAGCAGAAAATACAGCTATCACATGCTTTTGGATGCTCTCGATTCGTTTACAATCATTTTCTGAAAGAAAGAACGGATGCTTACTACGAGAAAAAAGAAAAGATC